From one Scyliorhinus torazame isolate Kashiwa2021f chromosome 25, sScyTor2.1, whole genome shotgun sequence genomic stretch:
- the znf296 gene encoding LOW QUALITY PROTEIN: zinc finger protein 296 (The sequence of the model RefSeq protein was modified relative to this genomic sequence to represent the inferred CDS: inserted 5 bases in 5 codons; deleted 1 base in 1 codon), with protein SNINCVFQQIKVLKEEPGSGEEQQPGEHKEQSDCEGMRPCLNRNTSTLRDAADFANGVTEPAIASPPPPGLTNGFGFHSKRLLGPPLDPSLLRAPLKPVKXEKDLLPEEARRNFYSRWLADCAASRKPPGHPSAVARAXPSSENSGEHAGSCSSSPPRDASXSGTASGHSTPKRMGAGRGGGDSRRRNTCEFCGKTFRNASNLTVHRRSHTGEXPYRCELCSYACTQSSKLTRHMKTHMQPGKEVFRCNTCNIPFSIYSTXEKHMKKRHSEHLQEPQLSN; from the exons TCTAATATAAATTGTGTGTTCCAACAGATTAAAGTCTTGAAAGAGGAACCGGGGTCaggtgaggagcagcagccaggggaGCACAAAGAGCAGTCGGATTGCGAGGGAATGAGGCCCTGTCTGAATCGGAACACTTCAACGCTGAGGGACGCCGCCGACTTTGCCAACGGTGTAACCGAGCCAGCCATCGCCTCTCCACCACCGCCAGGTCTCACCAACGGCTTTGGCTTCCACTCCAAGCGGCTCCTGGGCCCTCCGCTGGACCCCAGCCTCCTGCGGGCGCCCCTCAAGCCGGTCA GCGAGAAGGACCTCCTCCCGGAGGAGGCCAGGCGGAACTTTTACTCCCGGTGGCTGGCCGACTGCGCGGCCTCCCGCAAGCCGCCAGGCCACCCGTCCGCTGTCGCCCGGG TCCCTTCCTCCGAGAACTCCGGCGAGCACGCCGGCTCCTGCTCCTCCAGCCCGCCCCGCGACGCGT GCAGCGGCACGGCCAGCGGGCACAGCACGCCGAAGCGGATGGGcgccgggcgaggcgggggggacaGCCGGCGCCGCAACACCTGCGAGTTCTGCGGCAAG ACGTTCCGCAACGCCAGCAACCTGACGGTGCACCGGCGCAGCCACACCGGGG AGCCATACCGCTGCGAACTCTGCAGCTACGCCTGCACCCAGAGCAGCAAGCTCACCCGCCACATGAAGACGCACATGCAGCCCGGCAAGGAGGTCTTCCGTTGCAACACCTGCAACATCCCCTTCAGCATCTACAGCA TGGAGAAGCACATGAAGAAACGCCACAGCGAGCACCTCCAGGAGCCCCAGCTATCCAACTAA